The following proteins are encoded in a genomic region of Corythoichthys intestinalis isolate RoL2023-P3 chromosome 5, ASM3026506v1, whole genome shotgun sequence:
- the si:ch211-132g1.1 gene encoding uncharacterized protein si:ch211-132g1.1: MYAVVFLTIISHGLFLISAEKDACYLYGAVGQTMEFPFVYNQLANTDILSWTHNGTIVFIREQAKVLVGKPEDVSKTGSLLLKNLKLSSSGLYQATVRHPNRTLVAAWTGRLCTIDKVSQPRIGYICDAKTGFVNLSCHVDNPHDLTFSWTIDEINLSSATKQTLNVSLDKKKNFVCKAKNRFGMEKTDTIRPVCKNLPPTSPAPVLLCFTSITIIAALAGGVALFLLLLVVIAMMCHRLGRSKTDMRVSDKGDFRMVSIRQQIPELNGPDYETMNPADFPMASVPEPLPRIGHTSASTPSERLPQMVQAAARDPSPVPKPRTKNPQTPQS; the protein is encoded by the coding sequence ATGTATGCCGTCGTGTTTCTTACAATTATTTCGCATGGATTATTTCTGATATCCGCCGAGAAGGATGCGTGTTACTTATACGGAGCAGTTGGACAAACGATGGAATTTCCGTTTGTCTACAACCAGCTGGCCAACACAGACATACTGAGCTGGACTCACAACGGCACCATTGTTTTTATCCGGGAGCAAGCGAAAGTATTGGTCGGAAAGCCTGAAGATGTTTCTAAGACTGGCTCTCTTCTGCTGAAGAACCTGAAGCTCTCCAGTAGTGGCTTATACCAGGCCACTGTGCGCCACCCGAATCGTACCTTGGTGGCGGCGTGGACCGGACGCCTCTGCACGATAGACAAGGTGTCACAACCGCGGATTGGTTACATCTGCGACGCTAAGACGGGGTTTGTCAATCTAAGCTGCCATGTGGACAATCCCCACGATTTAACCTTCTCGTGGACCATTGACGAAATCAATTTATCCAGTGCGACCAAGCAGACTTTGAATGTATCACTGGACAAAAAGAAGAATTTCGTatgtaaggcgaagaacagatttgGCATGGAGAAGACTGACACCATTCGTCCAGTCTGTAAAAATTTACCACCGACTTCACCAGCACCCGTTCTGCTTTGTTTTACATCAATAACAATTATAGCAGCACTAGCGGGAGGAGTGGCTCTGTTTCTTCTTCTGCTCGTTGTCATTGCCATGATGTGTCACCGCCTCGGACGTAGCAAAACTGACATGCGTGTCTCAGACAAAGGAGATTTTAGGATGGTTTCTATACGACAGCAGATACCTGAGCTCAATGGCCCAGATTACGAGACCATGAACCCCGCGGACTTTCCCATGGCTTCAGTTCCAGAGCCTTTACCCAGAATTGGTCATACGAGCGCTTCTACGCCTAGTGAAAGACTTCCACAGATGGTCCAAGCTGCTGCCAGAGACCCCTCACCAGTGCCAAAACCCAGAACCAAGAACCCACAGACACCACAGTCGTGA